A region of the Littorina saxatilis isolate snail1 linkage group LG12, US_GU_Lsax_2.0, whole genome shotgun sequence genome:
ACAGCGGGaagtgataatgatgatgaaggCAGCGAGGGCAGCTGTGTGCGTGATCGTTTCCTGGAGGAGCTAGAGGAGATGTCTCAGCAGTCAGGCCAGGACTTGCCCCTGGAGTGGGAGCTCACCTCCACCACCGTGTCCCATGTCAGCACCAGTGGTGCCGGCAGCGCCAGCGTCTTTGAGTGCGACCAGATGGGCTCCAGCAGCGTGTGGGAGGTGTTCGACGGGCGGTGTCTGCGGCAGGACTGCCGGGAGGTGAGGCACCGCTACAATAACCTCTTCCGTTGGCTCTCCAGGGTCTGCAGCCTGCCTGACGCGCAGGAAGAGGGTGGTGTGGCTGGTCAGGGGGGTACTGGTGTTGGACTGGATCCGGGTGGGAAAGAGGATGGGGAGCAGCAAGGGGAAGGGTGGGTAGAGGCCGGTACGGATGAACTTGATTCTGTGTTCTATAGCCAAGTCTTCCCAGGTGGGGAAGCGTCTTTGGGGGCCATGCTCACCAACGCAACCAAGGGTGACTGTGAGCCGGGTCATGATGAAGGGGAGAATATCCAGCCCTTCGTGCAGGAGCTGCTCAGCCGCCTGCTCAGCCTGGAGACGCACAACATCAACCTGGAGCAGCGCATGTCCGGCCACACGCAACTCTTCGACGAGGAGCGGGAGGAGCTACAGCTGAGAGGAGACAGCCTGCAGTCCAAGTGTCACCAACTGGAGTGCAGCAAGGACTCTCTGGTGAAACAGGTGGCAGGGTTAGAAGAGAGATGTAGAATGTTACAGGTTGAAAAGGAAGGTGTAGCCAGTGTTGATAACGAAACCATGACAGACGTAACTCTTTGTCCACAGGATCTGTCTGCTAGTCAGGGTGATAAAGACAGTGTGGATGAGGCTGCAGCAGAACTTAGTGAGAGTTTGCAAAAAGTAGAATCTTTGCAGGATACCTGCAACTCCCTTCAGCATGAACTGAGCTGTTTGGAGAAAGACAAAGTGTTCTTAGAACAGCAGCTTTCAATAGTTCAGGAAACCGGCCTTGCGCTGCAAGAGGAGAACTCCATACtgcaagaaaaggaagaaatgtATGGAGCAAAGTGTGCATTGCTAGCTGAAGAAGTGCAGACGTTGGAGAAAGACGGCAAGGTGCTACGAGAagagttgacagtgatgcagAAGTCCAAGGAGGAACTGACTGTGAGATGCTATCAACTGGCCAGAGAACTGGAGGCCAAAGCCGATTACCAGGCAGTAGTGCAGAAGAAGGACGCATTGATAACTAAATGTAATGCCCTCGAAGAACAGTTATCAGCTGCTTGGGAGGAGGCTTCTAATCTTCGTTGTGAAAATCAAACCCTCAGAGAGAAAAATGAGAATGTAACCAGTGGCCAGGACACTCTGCAAGCTAAGTGTAGCTCCCTTAAAAAGCAACTGGCAGTTGCAGAGGAAGATTTGTCAAAACTCCACTCACAGAATGAGAATCTTGAGGAAGAGAAGCAAGTGATCAATGCCAAACAAGAGGAGCTTAGAGAAAAGTGTGCACATCTTGGCAAGTTCGAAGACAAGGGCGTCTCCCTTAGAAAGCAATTGGGCGCTGCTGAGGAAAATTTGGCAAAGCTTCGCAGTGAAAACCAGAACTTGTTAGATGCGAAACAGATGCTTGTTACAAAAGACAATGACCTGATGGAGAAGAATGATGAAATTAAAGAGTTACGAAACAAGAACAGTTTTCTTGAAGAGCAGATGTTGGCTGCTGATAAAGCGTTGTCACAGCTTCtcagtgaaaatgaaaaactgCAGCAAGAATGCCAAGGTTATCAACAAATGGTAGAAGAAAAAGCTGCACTGCAAGCAAGATGTAAGGTTCTAGAAGAACAGGTAGTAGCCGTTGAAAAGGATGTATCTAGCTTGCGCCATGAAAATCATAAACTTTTGCAAGAAACACAGATTCTAATCACTAAGAACAAACAGCTGGAGGGGAGAAACGAACAAGTTGAAAAGATTCAGTTGCAAAGGAAGGAAGCTTTGACCTCCAATCGAGAAACTGTTGATGAAAGAGACACATTGAAGACGGCATGCACCTCCTTGGAACAACAGCTAACTACGGTCAACAAGGATGTCACCAGGCTGAGACATGAGAACCAGCTCCTTGCGGAAGAGAAGCAGAAACTTGAAGTCAAATGCAGAGATCtgacgagagagaaagaaaggctTGAGGAGTTTGAAAGCAAGTGCAGTTTTCTTGAAGATCAGCTGACAGCTGCTCAGGGTGTTATATCAAGACTGCGCACCGAAAATGAAACGGCATCAAAAGAAAAGCAGGCACCATCTGAGGACCAGAGAGTACATCAGGCAAAAGAGGCAGCAGATAGAAAGTGCTCCACTCTTGAGAAAGATCTGGCAAGTGTTCAGGCAGACATGACCAGACTTCGCCATGAAAATCGCAGCCTCTTGGAAGAGAAGCAGGCACTCAGTTCAAGAACCAGCGAGTTGACAGGGAAAGACAAACTTCTTCAAGATGCAGAAAGCAAGTGTAGTTTTCTGGAAGACCAGATAGCAGGTGCTCACCAAATCAACTCAAAGCTTCAGCAAGAAAATCAAATTCTGTTGAAAGAGAAGCAAGAACTGCATGCAGAATGCCAGAAGCTGAAGGAGAAGAGCATACAACTGGACAAGGCAGAAAACAGATGTACAGCTCTGGATGACAGATGCAAAACTTTGCAAGAGAGAAACGCTTTGTTAGAATCCACAAGTGACCTGGGACGTACACAAAGCACAGTGGAAGCTAGATACGTATCTTCACGTATACCTGTTGCCACGCCAACCAAAACTCCATggagtagcagcagcagcatatCACTGGAGGAACACAAGATTTTGCAGAACAAAGTCAAAAACTTGCAAGAAGAGAACAGGTCTTTGCAGGAGAAGATTGACGTATTGGAAGAAAGTAACAGGTCTTTGAAGGACAGATGCGACGCTGAACAGGAGAGAAACAATCTGTTACAAAACAGAACCCAGTCCCATGATAATGACAGCAAATCTCTTCAAGGGGAACTGCAATTTGTGAAGGATAACTTGCAAGCTGCAGAAGCTATGAATAACAGTTTGATGAACAAAGTGCGCACGTTAGAAGCATCAAGAGACATGGATGGAAATTTACAGGAGAAAAACAAGGCACTTCATGAGAAGTGTGCTGGCTTGACAAGGGAAAACCTGGCTTGACAAGGGAAAACAAAGCCCATGCGGTTGAATTGAGAGAAGCAAACAAGGCCCTCAAACAGTCAAAAGAGAAGTGTAAACTCCTTGAAGACAAGTGTAGAGCCTTGAAGGATGAACTGCAGGAAGCCACCCAGTCTGGGGAAAGTTTGCGGGAGCAGCTCCATGAACAGAGCATGACCTTGGAGCGGGTCATTTCAGAGATGAGAGAATCTTCCCACGAATCAACACCAGACGGTGCTGACATGAACATGGATGGGGGGCTGGAAGAGGAGAAAGTTCTTGTtcagcaacaacaagaaaatgTAGAGTCCCAGCATGTTGAAGACAGTGTAGAATCCCAGCTTGTGGAAAGTGAGGAGGATCTAAGACAGCAGGTTTCTAAACTTGAACAAGCTCTATCTGAGAAAGAGGATTTAATAGCTGAATTGAAGGAACAGATGACCTTACTTTCCCTGCAGCAGGCAGCAGTGGGGTCTCCTCGCGCACAGCGGGAAGCCACCAAAGACCTAGAGCAGGATGTGCAGGAACTGAGAGAAGACTTGATAGAGAAGGACAACATCATTCAGGACCTCAAGGAGCAGGAGAAGTGCCTGAAGCAGGCTCTGTCGGAACTCAGGCGGAAGGTGAAAGAAGACAGCGACCTTGACCAGGAGGTCAGCATCCTTCACCAAGCCTTGTTTGAGAAGGAAAAGGTGATCCAGGAGCTCAAAGAGACCTCCAAGCTCCTCCAGCTGAGTCAGCATGAGAAACCTCAGGCAGCTAAAAAACCCAGCAGCCGAGGACAGACTCCCAGCATTGACAGACAGGAGAGAATGATTCCTGAAGACAGGGCACGATCTCAGTTGACGGCTCAGGGGAGAAGCACCGCTAGATCAGAGAGGTCTGTAGAATCCACAGAGAGTCTGGCTGTTAGTGTCAGCAGTGACCAAGACTCGGACATCTCTCCAGGCCAGGACGTGGACATTGTCAAGGAGATGCGACGTCTGAGGAAGGACATCAAGAAGACCAAGGCGGTCTATGCCAACGAAAGTGCCCTCTTCCAAGAAGCTTTGGATAGAGAACCAGTGTCCTACATCGGACTGAGGAGCTCTAGGTCACCTAGCCTGACTTTCGACTTTGCTGAGATGACCCATGACGACATTCCTAATGACCCAGACCAGCTGAAGAGGATGGTGGTCAAACTGTTGGAAGAGAACAAGTCGCTGACCACAGAGAACCTCCGCCTGCAGCTGCGCATCAGGGAGCAGGAGGCTCTGGTGGTGGAGATGGAGGAACGACTGCCTGTCAACAATCCACCAGAGGAGTGGCAGTCGCTGTTTGAACGTCAGCTGCTGCTCCTGCAGAAACAACGCGATGAGTTGCTGCACCAGGTCTTCGAGAGGGACTCGGGTGTTGGGCTGCTGTCCAGCAAGATGGGGAAGAAGGTGGTGGGTGGAGCGGCTCTCCACCAGCAGCAGGAGGACCTGACTGCCAAGATCGGCGAGCTAGAACACTGCCACCAGCTCCTGCAGCAGCGACAGGCGGAGCTGGCCCACTGTCAGGCGGAGAAGCGGCAGCTGGAGCAACTCCTACTGTTGAAGGACGAGACAGAGCGACAGCTTATGAGGCAGAAACGCCTGCTTGAGGAGGAGTTGTCCACCATCGAGGGCAAGCTGCAGGAGAGAGAGGCCACCTTGGTGGAGGAGAAAGCACGCCTCATGAGGGAGCTCAAGGAGAGAGACCAGCACATCTTCCAGTTGCAGACCTCTCACATCGGCCATTTTCGAGAACCAGGGGATTACCAGTTGCCCCCAGTGCTCATGGGAAGGCCTCAGAGTGCCAGCACCCCTCGCGTCGAGGCAAGATCTCAGAGCATGGGTGAATATCGCCTGGGCGGAAGAACCTTATCTGCTGAAGCCTTTTTCATGCAACCCCCTGTGTCTCAGGAACAGGAGCTATTATCATACCCTGCACCCCACGAGCAAGGAGCACAAGGAGGCTCTTTTGTAGATGAAGTCAACTTTGATCCAGCCTCAATCCAGTCACAGCCACAAGGGGCAAAGTCACGTTCATTCcaagacaaagaaacaaaacccgGAGTATCCGCTGGAAGTTCAGACAAAGGGCTTACAAGCAGGAGGCATAGCACGGGGTCTGGAAGATTCCTGCCCACACCCATTCCCAAAGACCCAGAAGAGATGTACAAGTACCACAGGGACGCTGTTGAGCGACTGCGAGACAAGCTGCAGCTGGAGGTTGAAATGGCCATGTTGTCTGAAGGTCAAGCCGCGGCCATCTCAGGGTACTGGCAGCGTCACAACAGACAGGTGCCTTAAATTTCTTGACAGTTTCACTGTTTCACTCACTCTTGTTGCTTTTTGCCACACTTAAAAAACAACACTAGAGCTCGCTTACAGCTACACAGACCACTGCTGTCCTACATGCATTAGGCTTATATATGTTTTgccttgattttttttattgttgctATTTTGCATTTAGATTGCAAAGTGTAGCTCTGTAGTGCAGAGGACCTGAAAGAACCTGCCTCTAGAATGACATGAGAGATCACTGCATAACAGTATGCTAGACCTTTGCCGCATACAGGAAGTTCATGATTTGCTACTGCTTGTTATCCGATTTGGAAAACACAGATTGTAAGGAATTAGTGTTTGCAGTCATAGTTCGGGGATTTTCTTCTGTTACTGCCTTAGGACCAGAAGAGCAAATAACGGAGTAGAATACTATTTTAGAACATTATAATGTAGCAGTATATCATCAGAATGACAACAAGGAGATATGTACTGTCAGTTTGACTTTaaggtttttgactcacatgcgaagcaaaagtgagtctatgtactcacccgagtcgtccgtccgtccgcccccccccccccccccccccccccccccctccgtccgtccgtccgtccggaaaactttaacgttggatatttcttggacactattcagtctatcagtaccaaatttggcaagatggtgtatgatgacaaggccccaaaaaacatacatagcatcttgaccttgcttcaaggtcaaggtcgcaggggccataaatgttgtctaaaaaacagctatttttcacatttttcccattttctctgaagtttttgagatttaatacctcacctatatatgatatatagggcaaagtaagccccatcttttgataccagtttggtttaccttgcttcaaggtcaaggtcacaggagctcttcaaagttggattgtatacatattttgaagtgaccttgaccctgaactatggaagataactgtttcaaacttaaaaattatgtggggcacatgttatgctttcatcatgagacacatttggtcacatatgatcaaggtcaaggtcactttgacccttatgaaatgtgaccaaaataaggtagtgaaccactaaaagtgaccatatctcatggtagagagagccaataagcaccattgtacttcctatgtcttgaattaacagctttgtgttgcatgaccttggatgaccttgaccttgggtcaaggtcacatgtattttggtaggaaaaatgtgtaaagcagttcttagtgtatgatgtcattgctaggtgtagctgaaggtcaagtcatgtcaaggtcaagcatgtgagtcgtatgggctttgcccttcttgttatttttgctCTGTTTTTGTCATTTGGAATGCACTCCCCGGTAACCATCTGTTTTTGTCATTTGGAATGCACTCCCCGGTAACCATCTGTTTCGGCAGTAAGACCAAAGATCAAACACAAGTTACAAGCATTTGTACGGTTAAAGATTGTCATTTTGTTGCAGTTAGGTCAGTTTGTTGGATCTCTTCTTTCTGAACTTGATCTCACTCTTAGTGTAATAGCAGTTGCAACGGATGTTCACCTGTTATAAAGAATTGCAATATGTTCCACAGTTCGCGGTGTTTAAAGACAACAGTAAATGAAACTTTCTTTTGTGAAGAAGTATAAAGATCACTGTTGCTTTGTACCAGTAGTCTGTGATTATCTTGTGCAGGCAGTGTATCAGTAGATACTGTCATGTAGTTTGTGCTTCTCAGGATCAAAAGAAACATAAATATTGCAGCTTTTTTGCTATTTTTAAGAAGCAATAACTTCGCTTCCTAGAGAATCACTTGAACTTTTACTTTGCGTTTTGTTTTGAACATCTTATAGCACATATTGATGCAGGCAGCCCATTTTATCAGTCAAGATTAGGATACTCTTCATGtatgcttaaaggcatatgtacgcgctcccgtgtttacaaagtgtagtttgcccataatcgatgtcaaacgcaccataagaccatgtaatgacgatatgtcgccatgcgcggaccatatacatgcattacagcttgttttagagtctcaaaaactttggatgtaaacaaagacgcggagttatttcccttgcgtcaacgctacctctgttggcaaatctataaataggacgatccagatcaaaatgaaaattaacatatctcaacatcgaaggggtcctagaccacaatattttgcagggaacttaatttagcatgtctccagctgttggtaaagcaattagcgtgtatagtcatcgagtacatatggctttaagtttGGGTTGCTAATGATCACTATTTTTGGGGCCATTTTTCAGCAGCAACTGAAGCAAAAAAGTACTAATTTGCTTTCCCCAGAATCGTTCTTCAACTTTCTACTCTGCGTTTTGCTTTGAACATCTTATTTCATGTAGGCAGCAGTGCCAGATTCTGTCAAAaatgtgttcttcttttttggaGCAATTCTTAATTATATTGTGTTGTATTTTGTGTTAGGTGAATAGGCCTTTGCAAAGTTTCTATTTGACTAAAGACCTAGTACAGTTAGGAAACTGTTTTGGAGCACTTTTGTATCAAAAGTTTAtcaaaaatatttatttcatttaagTTTACATATTGATTTGAAAGTTGACGTTTGAAAGTTCTAAGCTTGCTTGCAGACCTCTGTTGCTTTCTCTTCGCGTAGTTAAAAAAGAGGGCAGATTCAAACTCACTGAATGCTTTAACTATGATATGGAGTTAATTACTGTTTTAAATCAAACCAATAGTTGCAGTTGTCACCTCATTAGCCAGCTTGCTTTTTTAGCTTTTTGTTTCTTCTCTGGTAACATTTTGAAATCTATTTTCTcccttttctcttgttttcatgttATAACATGCTGTTCAAGTCTTGCTTTAGGTAATAGAGAAACAAGCACATCATTTTGTTAATTGTTAAAAGTGTTTGTATTCAATTTTCACAATACAGAGTATTCCCAGTTAATGTATCCGGATCCGGTGATATTGATAATCATTCTGGATTAAGAATACTTGTGCAAGCAACCTGCCCTAATACTAACAATAGTGTATTGAAATTGTGTCATGAGTTAAATGGATTTTGTTGACAGCTAGTGCAAagtagtgtgtgtttttttgacaaagcAAAAATAGCAATGGTTTGTCTGCACACTTATGTATAATCAATCACACTAAAAGCATATATAAGAATCATATTCCATTAAGCGTTACTGCAGAAGTTCTAGAATTAACTCTCATTTGTTCTGCTTTGGGACCAAAATGGCCTGTACCGGTATGTTTCATATATACTGCACTGCATTAGCATTAAAAAGATCTGGTTTTTTCATTGGATTGtttattttgctttttgttttgctgaacCTTTTGTAATCTTTTTGTATTATTTCAGTAGGAACATGTGAAAATCTTTGGAATTTGGAAAGCAAGAGTGTGTTTTGTTCAAACTTCAAATTCAATTTCAATGCAGTCACAGTGGTTTAAAAAATCTGTTCAAATTCATTTGCTGTCATTTAAACGTTAGTTTCTGTGACACAAGGTTTGAAAGCAAAGTAAAGGAACAGTGCAATGATGCActgttgttgttctttcttGTGAAAACGTACATGGTTTTCAGTACAGTTTCATTTATACCTGAAGGAATTTAGATAGATCAGCGCCCCCTTTGTTTCTGAAGGGTTTTCAATATGTTTTTCGCATCTTGGATTGACAGCCtctttttgaaaaaagaaatattGCACTGAAATATTCAATGATAGTAGATACATCAGTATTTTTCATATATTCAAGAATGTAATATAACTTGGACTTTTCCCTCTGATTACAGCTGCTCCTGATTATGGGAACTGTTCGACACATTTTACAACTTACATGTTTCGTCTTCAGTCATAGGAAAATTGGAGAAACTTGATTCAGATTCTGCTAGCCCTTGTCAAAAAATGTATGACATTTACCCGTGTTGTGTATTGCTGCACAGATTGTAACACATATAAGATTTTCTTTATTTGAATGCTGTTTGAGTTTCAGCAACAGATCTCAGGGCTAACAAACAATACTATAATCACACTTGATTCAttttgtctgtatgttttgAAGAGTTTGGCCTATGCTGGAAGCAAAGATTTTTGGAACAGAAATAATGTATGCttatggtggtttttttctgtataATATTTTTTGTGTTAAATTTGAATTGATCTGACAAGAGTACCCATTgagattgtttttgtgtgtgatcataatatatatattatatatatgtattttccCCGCTGTAGATTGTTTGCTACTGTGATCActtttgtgattgttgttgacATCTGTGAAGAATCTGAGTTATTTTCAAAACAACTTACTGCTGGTCTTTGCCTGGTGCTGATAGTATACTATGTGTACAATATTATGTTTGGTTCATCCGTCCACATTACTTCACATATTTTTCATATAGTTCTTGGAGCCCTACTCTATACAGCATATGAATGAGGGATGCCTAAGGTTTACCCTGTTATCGTTATCTGAAGGTACGcacattcttgtttttgtgtgtttcaaaaGGGTTTCCATCTGTGATTATTTATGCCAACTTGTTCTCAGAACCTGTCTCTTGTCTTTGCTATGGGATGAAAATACACTGTGTTGAATTTGTTGATATTGAGCAGTGACATTATGcatattatgtacatgtacttcttTTTCATACTGAGGCAGAGCTGAATCAGCATGCTTGAAATTGGGATCTGAAATTCATATCTTTGTCACCATATTGTTGACTCACTTCCTCTTTTCATGATTTTTGATTGCATCTGATTTGTTAGTTCACCTTTGTTGCGTTGATTGCACCATGTTTTCTCATCCTCCCCTCACCCACTATATGTACTACCATCTCATGTTTACTCATGTGATTGATGTGAACCTAACCAGATACCGAGACAGGTCGGGGGTGTGATGGTTGCATATTTTCTCAACTCTAGCCTTACCTAGTTGCCATATATATTCTCTCGTGCTGTTTTTGGCTTATTTTAGTAGATCGCTGTACGTCTTCTAATCTTGCTTGATTATGCAAGAGAAATTTATTCAAGTGATAAAACATTATTTTACTGCAGATTATTGTTTTAAATGTGCATACTTTTAAGTGCTGTACCAGAACAAAAAATCCATTCTCTCTATTTCGCACTTTCTCTATCTCGCACTTTCTCTATCTCGCactttctctatctctcgctccctctctcagtctctctctccctctctcaagagtctctctctctctctctctctctctctctctctctctctctctctctctctctctctctctctctctctctctccctctctctaactctctctctctctctctctctccatgcatTGGAATTCACCTGTATGCGTAGGTGCGTAATCACATGTAATCAATATAGATCTTCCTTGTGCGCTTTTGCAATAGAAACTATTGGGGTGGCGGTTTCAATAAATGACTTAATCAAGCTGGCTTCATAGTGGACACAGAAACTTTAGCTGTGCAATGCACTATACGTGTACACCATATGCTTAGTTtaattattatggctgttggtACAATCATACTGCTGTCCGTTGTGCAAGAGATTGTGATCCTATAGCAATGCAGCAATCATTTCTGTTAGGAATCGATCGTCAGTAGCCATTGTGACCATATGTCTGGTAAATAATTGCCTGCCTGGTGCAGTCCCTCTTTAATGATCAAACTTATACAACTGTGTTAAAAAGTTTTCTACATTGCGAGTAGTATTTCCCCCAATAACTGTCGCAGTAAAATGCCTCTCCCCTTCCTCCCAGTTTGTTTGCGCTTTAAATGTTTGCGCCTTATTTCTCCCTTCTCTTTTGCCCCCAGTGCGCTTGCACTTGAAATGTTTGGACTCTCTGAGTAAAAGTAATATGCCCTCCTTACCCCTCTCCACTCTGAACATCAAAATCGGGTAATTGACAGTTAAACAAATTATTTATTTACATAGTTTGTATCTGGATGCTGAATAGTTTGACATGCTTTATTTTGtttagttgtttgtttggttcttACATCTAGTCAGAGTTAATGATTGAGGCTGATCTGTTGCGTACTGCAGCTTCGTTGCTTGCTTTGATAGCCTCATAAATGAATTTGCATGTATTCTCACTTTTCACTGTTTTCCTTTGGCAAGATGTTACTATTCTTTATGAGTTTTTGCAAGGACAGATGGAGAGTGAGAGTTACTTGCAgcattgcttgtttgttttatcATTTATCTAGTGATTTGTTGCTTTTTATTAGGGGTTTTCTTCTGCAAAtatatgagagagaggggggggggggaatacatgtatgcatgggtgtgtgtgagagagagaaggagggaaaaatgcagagagagagagagaaagtgtgagatggagggagggaggggagaaggcagagagagagagaatgagagagagagagcatgctGTATCTCAATGACTAAAcagaaaagagagggagagttcCAGCAGTGTCTGAGCATTGTGACTTCATGGACTGtgaaaacataaataattaaTTGATATCCGGTCATGTTGCTTGCCTTAGCCTTGATGGTGTGTCTCTTTCACGCAGGAGAATTATTTGATAATCCCGGTACAGTCGGTTGAACATGCTGCGATTCTCAAATACGGCACATTGATTGGCTTGACTCTTCTTGCCAAACTTTGGAGGTTCTAGCGTTAAACGCATTGCGAATATGCTGATATGGAAGATCTTCCACCTGGCTGGTTGCATTTCGGTCGTACATTGCAGTCTGTTTTAGTGAACAAAATAATGGTGATTGGTCGTGGGTTGTCTGCTGTGACATGGCTTGAAACTGTTTGCTACAGTTGTTTGCTTTCATCAAAACGAGGCGTGGTTTTAGGGGTGAGGATGGGGGCATGTTGGGAAGCTCCACTTCTTGGCCTTGTCTACTTTGCAAGAACAAGACAAAACAGTTAGCTTTGGATGCAGATAGGACCGCAGGTGCTATGTAAAGCAGACAGATCATTTTACTGTATCAGGATCTCAAGGGAGAGTTGTGGAGGATTTGAGCGCAAAGAAGACATTTCTCAACTTTGTTTttgtactttgtgtgtgtgtgtgtgtgtgacctttTGCCTAATCTTTGTTTGAGTTTGGGTGTTTTTTCATATTATCTGTGGAAAGAAATAT
Encoded here:
- the LOC138981570 gene encoding early endosome antigen 1-like, with the translated sequence MLTNATKGDCEPGHDEGENIQPFVQELLSRLLSLETHNINLEQRMSGHTQLFDEEREELQLRGDSLQSKCHQLECSKDSLVKQVAGLEERCRMLQVEKEGVASVDNETMTDVTLCPQDLSASQGDKDSVDEAAAELSESLQKVESLQDTCNSLQHELSCLEKDKVFLEQQLSIVQETGLALQEENSILQEKEEMYGAKCALLAEEVQTLEKDGKVLREELTVMQKSKEELTVRCYQLARELEAKADYQAVVQKKDALITKCNALEEQLSAAWEEASNLRCENQTLREKNENVTSGQDTLQAKCSSLKKQLAVAEEDLSKLHSQNENLEEEKQVINAKQEELREKCAHLGKFEDKGVSLRKQLGAAEENLAKLRSENQNLLDAKQMLVTKDNDLMEKNDEIKELRNKNSFLEEQMLAADKALSQLLSENEKLQQECQGYQQMVEEKAALQARCKVLEEQVVAVEKDVSSLRHENHKLLQETQILITKNKQLEGRNEQVEKIQLQRKEALTSNRETVDERDTLKTACTSLEQQLTTVNKDVTRLRHENQLLAEEKQKLEVKCRDLTREKERLEEFESKCSFLEDQLTAAQGVISRLRTENETASKEKQAPSEDQRVHQAKEAADRKCSTLEKDLASVQADMTRLRHENRSLLEEKQALSSRTSELTGKDKLLQDAESKCSFLEDQIAGAHQINSKLQQENQILLKEKQELHAECQKLKEKSIQLDKAENRCTALDDRCKTLQERNALLESTSDLGRTQSTVEARYVSSRIPVATPTKTPWSSSSSISLEEHKILQNKVKNLQEENRSLQEKIDGKPGLTRENKAHAVELREANKALKQSKEKCKLLEDKCRALKDELQEATQSGESLREQLHEQSMTLERVISEMRESSHESTPDGADMNMDGGLEEEKVLVQQQQENVESQHVEDSVESQLVESEEDLRQQVSKLEQALSEKEDLIAELKEQMTLLSLQQAAVGSPRAQREATKDLEQDVQELREDLIEKDNIIQDLKEQEKCLKQALSELRRKVKEDSDLDQEVSILHQALFEKEKVIQELKETSKLLQLSQHEKPQAAKKPSSRGQTPSIDRQERMIPEDRARSQLTAQGRSTARSERSVESTESLAVSVSSDQDSDISPGQDVDIVKEMRRLRKDIKKTKAVYANESALFQEALDREPVSYIGLRSSRSPSLTFDFAEMTHDDIPNDPDQLKRMVVKLLEENKSLTTENLRLQLRIREQEALVVEMEERLPVNNPPEEWQSLFERQLLLLQKQRDELLHQVFERDSGVGLLSSKMGKKVVGGAALHQQQEDLTAKIGELEHCHQLLQQRQAELAHCQAEKRQLEQLLLLKDETERQLMRQKRLLEEELSTIEGKLQEREATLVEEKARLMRELKERDQHIFQLQTSHIGHFREPGDYQLPPVLMGRPQSASTPRVEARSQSMGEYRLGGRTLSAEAFFMQPPVSQEQELLSYPAPHEQGAQGGSFVDEVNFDPASIQSQPQGAKSRSFQDKETKPGVSAGSSDKGLTSRRHSTGSGRFLPTPIPKDPEEMYKYHRDAVERLRDKLQLEVEMAMLSEGQAAAISGYWQRHNRQLLLIMGTVRHILQLTCFVFSHRKIGET